A single region of the Drosophila miranda strain MSH22 chromosome 2, D.miranda_PacBio2.1, whole genome shotgun sequence genome encodes:
- the LOC108156759 gene encoding uncharacterized protein LOC108156759, which yields MCAKVFCLLLIFASQALLRGSDAKRFFGVGQRIEGDQLLLKDVQHSRPAGISEQPRVVFNYEIPEPITYIEIVSEENIYAEVKFSYTDHLVVGMISVLGNNQSQDETLPLPLPTAAFDVTILVFGFNHTVLNVNPSLLINRDRQFEGEMQPYEDYDDDDEDDGEFGQVSKELTELYDNIKRDAFEVDIEEEDEEAETEAETEGPGSGASLEFDNIDKVIEIGHRQPGDQLVYETFQTSPNESSVETNHTVVFYYVDSDSITYVKFVIFGHYSDKSGTDPNYVPPVAEYSHYSSCTLKAVITDFSTVSLFVQMFVYGYRAREAPTTYEPFLPPPHWQRPPDDPPLTPLQRMQLLLMTGKATTAAAPHSTGIADNDEDLLRTMRPEDMHYERTRAEDQREDETNAALPQLDRGSWALMWLLLLILQQQQQ from the exons ATGTGTGCAAAAGTATTTTGCCTGCTGCTGATCTTTGCCTCTCAGGCGCTACTGAGGGGCAGCGATGCCAAGCGTTTCTTTGGCGTTGGCCAGCGCATCGAGGGGGATCAGCTGCTGCTCAAGGATGTCCAGCACTCGCGTCCTGCTGGCATCAGCGAGCAGCCCCGTGTGGTCTTCAACTACGAGATACCGGAGCCCATCACCTACATCGAGATCGTTTCGGAGGAG AACATATACGCGGAGGTGAAGTTCAGCTATACGGATCATCTGGTTGTGGGAATGATCAGCGTGTTGGGCAACAATCAGAGCCAGGACGAGACGCTGCCCCTGCCGCTGCCCACGGCCGCCTTCGATGTGACCATCCTGGTGTTCGGCTTCAACCACACAGTTCTGAATGTGAATCCCTCGCTGCTGATCAATCGCGATCGACAGTTCGAGGGCGAGATGCAGCCCTACGAGGactacgacgacgacgacgaggacgatgGGGAGTTCGGGCAGGTGAGCAAAGAGCTGACAGAGCTCTATGACAACATCAAGCGAGACGCTTTCGAGGTGGACATCGAAGAGGAGGACGAAGAAGCGGAAACAGAGGCGGAGACGGAGGGTCCGGGCTCGGGGGCCAGTTTGGAGTTCGATAACATCGACAAGGTCATTGAAATTGGTCACAGGCAGCCGG GCGACCAACTGGTGTACGAGACCTTTCAGACCTCGCCGAATGAGTCGTCGGTGGAAACAAACCACACGGTGGTGTTCTACTACGTCGACAGCGACTCCATCACCTACGTGAAGTTTGTCATCTTCGGG CACTATTCCGACAAAAGCGGCACGGATCCCAACTATGTGCCACCTGTGGCAGAGTACAGCCATTATTCCAGCTGCACTCTGAAGGCCGTCATCACGGACTTCAGCACCGTCTCGCTCTTCGTTCAGATGTTCGTTTACGGCTACAGGGCCCGCGAGGCTCCGACCACGTACGAGCCGTTCCTGCCGCCCCCGCACTGGCAGCGGCCCCCGGATGACCCGCCGCTGACGCCCCTGCAGCGCATGCAACTGCTGCTGATGACGGGCAAGGCCACCACTGCCGCCGCACCGCATAGCACGGGCATCGCCGACAATGACGAGGATCTGCTGCGGACGATGCGGCCCGAGGACATGCACTACGAGAGGACGCGTGCGGAGGACCAGCGCGAGGACGAGACGAATGCGGCCCTGCCGCAGCTCGATCGGGGCTCCTGGGCCctgatgtggctgctgctgttgatcctgcagcagcagcagcagtag